The Cervus canadensis isolate Bull #8, Minnesota chromosome 9, ASM1932006v1, whole genome shotgun sequence genome contains a region encoding:
- the LOC122447202 gene encoding small nuclear ribonucleoprotein G-like — translation MSKAHPPELKKFMDKKLSLKLNGGRHVQGILQGFDPFRNLVIDECVEMATSGQQNNIGMVVIRGNCIIMLEALERV, via the coding sequence ATGAGCAAAGCACACCCTCCTGAGTTGAAGAAATTTATGGACAAGAAGTTATCATTGAAATTAAATGGTGGCAGACATGTCCAAGGAATACTGCAGGGATTTGATCCCTTTAGGAATCTTGTGATAGATGAATGTGTGGAGATGGCAACTAGTGGGCAACAGAACAATATTGGAATGGTGGTGATACGAGGAAATTGTATCATCATGTTAGAAGCCTTGGAACGAGTATGA